A genomic segment from Nicotiana sylvestris chromosome 1, ASM39365v2, whole genome shotgun sequence encodes:
- the LOC104225214 gene encoding pathogenesis-related homeodomain protein has protein sequence MRPQLEDQTEMSTLGNTAVSPGKVARTTARGHNTALAGKMSENPGVEQLGDAFENAVQKLNLSECQEKTPGQPRKRKSTSGTPISSTRLLRSKSKEKSGASEVNNTVVTDEANEEKKRKRRKKKHSKHIAVNEFTSIRGHLRYLLQRIKYEQTLIEAYSGEGWKGQSLEKIKLEKELERAKAHIFRYKLKIRDLFQRVDALLAQGRLPASLFDNEGEIDSEDIFCAKCGAKDLPADNDIILCDGACERGFHQLCLEPPLLKEDIPPDDEGWLCPGCDCKVDCIDLLNDLQGTNLSITDSWEKVYPKEAAAAASGEKLDDISGLPSDDSEDDDYNPENPDVEKNDSGDESSSDESDFFSASEDLEEVPPKDDEILALPSEDSEDGDYSPDDPDKDEPAKTESSSSDFTSDSEDLGLIVDTNRLPGDELGVSSSVDNSKPSLASQEEKPKGGRAKRNSLNNELSDLMLSYSPLVSCKRHIERLDYKKLHDETYGNESSDSSDEDFEGDPLPKVREIRSAKAARTSPSSTPADTKYQSGKQKVSRHTDRGLCKQLKIGGMDTSEPHSSGKKKTYGEGAIKRLYESFKENQYPDRDAKEKLGKELGLTAHQVSKWFENARHCHRHSSRWDSIMSQKVSKESPSSPNIIGEPLGTESKSTINNVLCNGVGKVEPPKQCLNGENCHAIGKSEGDLLIRETSGKKSRKPKAKNDTTDRGLDDSPANKTSKKWNAQVDTPNSQNVRRSSRLQKQG, from the exons ATGAGACCACAGCTAGAAGATCAAACTGAGATGTCGACTCTTGGAAACACAGCAGTGTCACCTGGAAAGGTGGCAAGAACAACTGCTAGGGGCCATAACACAGCATTAGCAGGTAAAATGTCTGAAAATCCTGGTGTTGAACAATTGGGAGATGCATTTGAAAACGCTGTTCAAAAGCTTAACTTATCAGAATGTCAAGAGAAAACACCTGGTCAACCTAGAAAAAGAAAATCTACTTCAGGAACCCCTATCAGCAGTACTAGACTTCTGCGCTCGAAGTCAAAGGAGAAATCTGGAGCTTCTGAGGTGAATAATACTGTAGTAACTGATGAAGctaatgaagaaaagaaaagaaaaaggagaaagaaaaaacATAGCAAGCATATAGCTGTGAATGAATTCACAAGCATAAGGGGCCATCTGAGGTACTTATTACAAAGAATAAAATATGAGCAGACATTGATTGAAGCTTACTCTGGTGAAGGCTGGAAAGGACAGAG CTTAGAAAAGATAAAGCTGGAGAAGGAGCTAGAACGAGCCAAGGCTCATATTTTTCGTTACAAATTGAAAATTAGAGATTTATTCCAACGCGTTGATGCTTTACTCGCTCAAGGGAGACTTCCAGCATCTTTATTTGACAATGAAGGGGAGATTGACAGTGAAGAT ATATTCTGTGCTAAGTGTGGCGCTAAGGATCTGCCGGCTGATAATGATATTATTCTCTGTGATGGCGCTTGTGAACGTGGATTTCACCAGTTGTGCTTGGAACCACCTCTGTTAAAAGAAGACA TTCCACCTGATGATGAAGGCTGGCTTTGTCCTGGCTGTGATTGCAAAGTTGACTGCATTGACTTGCTTAATGATCTTCAAGGAACAAATCTTTCCATCACTGACAGCTGGGAG AAAGTATATCCTAAGGAAGCTGCTGCCGCTGCATCCGGGGAAAAGCTGGATGATATTTCTGGACTTCCATCAGATGACTCGGAAGATGatgattacaaccctgaaaatccAGATGTAGAAAAGAATGATTCGGGAGATGAATCCAGTTCTGATGAATCTGATTTTTTCTCTGCATCTGAAGATTTGGAAGAAGTCCCTCCTAAAGATGATGAGATCTTGGCGCTTCCTTCTGAAGACTCAGAAGATGGTGACTATAGTCCTGATGATCCAGATAAGGATGAGCCGGCTAAGACAGAAAGTTCAAGTTCTGACTTTACTTCTGACTCTGAGGATTTAGGTTTGATAGTTGATACTAATAGGCTGCCAGGTGATGAGCTAGGGGTTTCCAGTTCAGTAGATAACAGTAAGCCCAGCTTGGCTTCCCAAGAGGAAAAACCTAAAGGTGGCCGAGCTAAAAGAAATTCGTTGAACAATGAGTTGTCCGATCTTATGCTGTCTTATAGCCCTCTTGTCTCTTGCAAAAGGCACATAGAGAGGTTGGACTACAAAAAGCTGCATGAT GAAACATATGGAAATGAATCTTCTGATTCTAGTGATGAAGATTTTGAGGGTGATCCTTTACCCAAGGTGAGAGAGATCAGAAGTGCCAAAGCTGCTAGGACTTCTCCTAGTTCAACTCCAGCAGATACCAAGTATCAAAGTGGGAAGCAGAAAGTGAGTAGACATACTGATAGGGGTCTCTGCAAGCAACTCAAAATTGGAGGCATGGACACCTCTGAACCTCATTCAAGTGGTAAAAAGAAAACATATGGGGAAGGTGCCATCAAG AGGCTCTACGAATCCTTCAAGGAAAATCAGTATCCTGACCGTGACGCAAAGGAGAAGTTGGGTAAAGAATTAGGCCTAACAGCTCACCAG GTCAGTAAATGGTTTGAAAATGCTCGTCATTGCCATCGTCATTCTTCTCGCTGGGACTCAATTATGAGTCAAAAAGTGTCGAAAGAATCTCCTTCCTCACCAAATATTATTGGAGAACCACTTGGAACTGAATCTAAAAGCACCATAAACAATGTTTTGTGCAATGGGGTTGGAAAAGTGGAACCACCAAAGCAATGTCTTAACGGAGAAAACTGTCATGCAATAGGTAAGAGCGAGGGAGATTTGTTGATACGGGAGACCAGTGGGAAAAAGTCTAGAAAACCAAAAGCAAAAAATGATACCACAGATCGAGGATTGGATGACAGCCCCGCCAATAAGACTTCTAAGAAGTGGAACGCACAGGTTGATACCCCGAATTCTCAGAATGTCCGTAGAAGTAGCAGGTTGCAAAAACAAGGCTGA
- the LOC104225213 gene encoding TIP41-like protein, producing MEWESDERELKAAGAEVLPEGRRGLRIHGWEIESRKRSILTSLQLQQWEEELQTSHLPEMVFGDNSLVIKHVNTGTKIHFNAFDALVGWKREALPPVEVPAAEQWKFRSKPLQQVVLDYDYTFTTPYSGSETFDTNAERVRGLSNESSCSLQWEDCAEKIDLVALASKEPILFYDEIILYEDELADNGISLLTVKVRVMPSGWFLLLRFWLRVDGVLMRLRDTRLHCLFGDHMKSVILRESCWREATFQALSSKGYPSDCAAYSDPSTISERLPIIMQKTQKLSIEIPCKQ from the exons ATGGAATGGGAAAGTGATGAGAGAGAATTAAAGGCGGCGGGAGCTGAGGTTCTGCCGGAGGGACGGAGGGGACTCCGAATTCACGGCTGGGAGATTGAGTCTCGGAAGCGTTCCATTCTCACTTCTCTTCAGCTCCAAca ATGGGAAGAGGAACTCCAGACCTCTCACTTGCCAGAGATGGTATTTGGGGACAATTCTTTGGTGATTAAACATGTGAATACTGGCACAAAAATTCACTTTAACGCATTCGATGCTCTAGTTGGTTGGAAACGCGAAGCATTACCACCTGTTGAAGTTCCAGCAGCTGAACAATGGAAATTCAGAAG TAAACCTTTGCAACAGGTGGTGCTTGACTATGACTATACCTTCACGACACCTTACAGTGGAAGTGAAACTTTCGATACGAATGCCGAG CGCGTAAGAGGGTTATCAAATGAAAGCAGCTGCAGTCTTCAATGGGAGGATTGCGCGGAGAAAATTGATTTGGTTGCACTGGCATCAAAAGAACCTATTCTCTTTTATGATGAG ATCATCTTGTATGAGGATGAACTTGCTGATAATGGAATCTCACTTTTGACTGTTAAAGTG AGAGTCATGCCAAGTGGTTGGTTCCTATTGCTGCGTTTTTGG CTTAGAGTTGATGGAGTGCTTATGAGGCTAAGAGACACTcgtttacattgtttatttggaGATCATATGAAATCAGTTATTCTTCGAGAAAGCTGCTGGAGAGAAGCCACATTTCAAGCATTGTCTTCT AAAGGATATCCTTCTGACTGTGCTGCGTATAGTGATCCAAGCACTATTAGTGAAAGGCTTCCCATCATAATGCAGAAGACTCAAAAGCTCAGTATCGAAATACCATGTAAGCAATAG